CAGTTCAATCCCAAGTCGACAAAGGCACCTGTTTTACGGTCACGATTCCACTGGGACATAAAGAACAGAAACGAAAAAAACACCTGGCCCCGCCAGCAAACGCCTGAGTAGAGAACACAGTTCGCTGCCCCCCCTATGAAAGAAACTGTAAGAAAAGGAGTGAGAAAATGAATCACCTGATTTATATTTGTGATGATGATTCGCATATTGTTCGTGCCATCGGCATGAAGCTGAGAAAAGCAGGTTTTGAGGTAGAATGTTTTCCCGATGGTTTTACATGCTGGGAAAAATCTCAGCAACAGGCACCAGATATGATTATCACAGACCTGCAGATGCCCCGCATGAACGGTCTGGAACTTTGTGAGAAA
The sequence above is a segment of the Gimesia algae genome. Coding sequences within it:
- a CDS encoding response regulator, whose product is MNHLIYICDDDSHIVRAIGMKLRKAGFEVECFPDGFTCWEKSQQQAPDMIITDLQMPRMNGLELCEKIRALETTSLIPITLLTGKGFEFDHDEYIQTLKITSVMVKPFSPRKLLNHVQESLNLTNDVIA